The Planctomycetia bacterium genome window below encodes:
- a CDS encoding ABC transporter permease, whose protein sequence is MSLWKMAWRSIQQRGTASALTMLSMALGVALIVAVMVVYGVVDQSFRNTASGYELIVGAKGGSLQLTLNTVYHIGRPIENIPWTYYKEFKPGGTYASLVESAIPYCMGDNYEGYRVVATTPEMFTTLEYAQGKPYEFSAGRNFGAEAAHAAGEPDDGHGHAHDSHSHAGHDHAAHDHGPAKPVASATATAPWKPRTVAIDDDDIVHEHAHEGHDHHAPPHFNEAVIGSIVARNTGLKVGSTFQPTHGITTEAEQGHQHDPITVVGILRPTGTPNDQAIFMNIEGFFLLEGHSKSGEHHHDGPLPEEDREVTAILIKTSPDHPTAGITLKNVINEGQIAQAALPLLEVATLFKMIVRPVMIVLLLVAVMIVIVAGIGIIVSIYNSMNERRREIAIMRSLGAGRSTVLAVVMLESLLLALCGGIGGFLLGHLLVGLSSPYLVAQTGVELGFLQFPTFEIPLESGALIVPIELVLLPGLILLAGLVGYFPARAAYKTDVSRALSNSN, encoded by the coding sequence ATGAGTCTCTGGAAAATGGCGTGGCGGAGCATTCAGCAGCGCGGCACTGCGTCGGCGTTGACGATGTTGTCGATGGCGCTCGGCGTTGCGCTGATCGTGGCCGTGATGGTCGTGTACGGCGTCGTCGATCAGTCGTTTCGCAATACGGCCAGCGGCTACGAATTGATCGTCGGTGCGAAAGGGGGCTCGCTCCAGCTCACGCTCAACACGGTGTACCACATCGGCCGGCCGATCGAGAATATCCCTTGGACGTATTACAAAGAGTTTAAGCCCGGCGGCACGTATGCTTCGCTCGTCGAATCGGCGATTCCCTACTGCATGGGAGACAACTACGAAGGATATCGAGTCGTAGCGACGACGCCCGAGATGTTCACGACGCTCGAGTATGCGCAAGGCAAGCCGTATGAATTCTCGGCGGGACGCAACTTCGGCGCGGAAGCGGCCCACGCCGCCGGCGAACCCGACGACGGCCACGGACACGCGCACGATTCCCATAGCCACGCCGGACACGACCACGCGGCGCACGACCACGGGCCTGCGAAGCCGGTAGCGAGCGCCACGGCCACGGCGCCGTGGAAGCCGCGCACCGTCGCGATCGACGACGATGACATCGTTCACGAGCATGCCCACGAAGGGCACGATCATCATGCTCCGCCGCACTTCAATGAAGCGGTGATCGGTTCGATCGTGGCGCGCAACACCGGTTTGAAAGTCGGCAGCACGTTTCAGCCGACGCACGGCATCACGACCGAAGCGGAGCAAGGCCATCAACACGATCCGATCACGGTCGTCGGCATTCTTCGTCCGACCGGCACGCCCAACGACCAAGCGATCTTCATGAACATCGAAGGGTTTTTCTTGCTCGAAGGACACTCGAAGTCGGGCGAGCATCATCACGACGGGCCGCTGCCGGAAGAAGATCGCGAAGTGACGGCGATCCTCATCAAGACGAGCCCGGATCATCCGACCGCCGGGATCACGCTCAAGAACGTGATTAACGAAGGCCAGATCGCGCAGGCCGCGCTACCGCTGCTGGAAGTGGCGACGCTGTTCAAGATGATCGTCCGGCCGGTGATGATCGTGCTACTGTTGGTGGCGGTGATGATCGTGATCGTTGCCGGCATCGGCATCATCGTCAGCATCTACAACTCGATGAACGAGCGCCGGCGGGAAATCGCGATCATGCGGTCGCTCGGGGCGGGCCGGTCGACGGTGCTGGCGGTCGTCATGCTGGAATCGCTGCTATTGGCACTTTGCGGCGGAATCGGCGGCTTTTTGCTCGGGCATCTGCTCGTCGGACTGTCCAGCCCGTATCTCGTAGCTCAAACCGGCGTGGAACTCGGTTTCTTGCAGTTTCCTACCTTTGAGATACCCTTGGAGAGCGGGGCCTTGATCGTGCCGATAGAATTAGTATTGCTGCCGGGGCTGATTCTCTTGGCCGGGCTCGTCGGATACTTTCCCGCGCGAGCAGCCTACAAGACCGACGTCTCGCGCGCGCTGAGCAACTCCAACTGA
- a CDS encoding DUF4190 domain-containing protein, which produces MSSLETSLAASAIPADSSATSDEGFEHYRALSGSAVVSLILGIVSVVSLLDFWILKVVPILGIVAGLGALRTIRRQPDELSGRNVALAGVGVSAFLLFAGSAWSGYSYAVEVPEGYQRIDYTMLKHPEESRKNSVSPAAQALEGKKVFLKGFMFPTAHDKGLTRFVLCRDNGDCCFGGQPPPSDMVFIQLKTPLQATFTTKIRHVAGIFHVAGSHSSDVNKDVLYQLEADYIK; this is translated from the coding sequence ATGTCGTCTCTCGAAACTTCGCTCGCTGCTTCCGCCATCCCTGCCGATTCGTCGGCGACCTCCGACGAAGGCTTCGAGCACTATCGGGCCCTCTCCGGTTCGGCCGTCGTCAGCTTAATTCTCGGCATCGTCTCGGTCGTGTCGCTGCTCGACTTCTGGATCTTGAAGGTCGTGCCGATCTTGGGAATCGTGGCCGGGCTGGGAGCGCTACGCACCATCCGTCGCCAGCCCGACGAACTCTCGGGCCGCAACGTTGCGCTGGCGGGGGTCGGCGTGTCGGCGTTCTTGCTGTTCGCCGGCTCGGCATGGTCGGGCTATTCATATGCCGTCGAAGTGCCCGAAGGCTACCAGCGCATCGACTACACGATGTTGAAGCATCCGGAGGAGTCGCGAAAGAATTCCGTTTCGCCGGCGGCGCAAGCACTCGAAGGCAAGAAGGTCTTCTTGAAGGGCTTCATGTTCCCGACGGCGCACGACAAAGGGCTGACGCGTTTCGTGCTTTGCCGCGACAACGGCGATTGCTGTTTCGGGGGGCAGCCGCCTCCATCGGACATGGTGTTTATCCAATTGAAAACGCCGCTCCAAGCGACCTTCACCACCAAGATTCGTCACGTCGCCGGCATTTTCCATGTGGCCGGTTCGCATTCTTCGGACGTAAATAAAGACGTTCTTTATCAGCTCGAAGCCGATTACATTAAGTAA